A segment of the Excalfactoria chinensis isolate bCotChi1 chromosome Z, bCotChi1.hap2, whole genome shotgun sequence genome:
GCTATACTGTGCTGTTACGTGCTACCACCATGCTATCCACCTCTAAAAACTGCCTTGAGGTGACAAAGAAGTAGCTAATTCAGAAAGGATAAAAAGTTGATAAATATATTTGCCAGGTAGGAAAAGGATTCTAGGGAGGTATCAGCTCTGTGGCATAGGGATGCAAGTAGTTCAGTTATCACAATGAGAAATTAACACCAGTGGGGGAAGGGCACTTTTGATTGATGTGATTTTGACTAAGGAAGGCTTGCAGCATGTTTAACCATTATTAACTTCCTACTGAAGTATGAAAGAtgggaaaggacagaaatgaaaatcgGTTTTCTCTCACCTTTGCTATCCTTCTTTGAAATTAGCTTCctttgctcttttttgttttctttatagatGATGTTGGCCTCACTTTTAAGACAGCTAGGATCCTTGCTGACATTTCCTCTCTCTGCCAGTCGGGGCTTCTTTGATAGTGTTGCTGGAGgtaatttcttctttgctccAGTAGCCACATTCCCACTCCTTGCTACGTGTTGCTTACATTTGATGGGCTCAGGTTCAGCAACAGTTGGTGAGGGCTGGCAGGGCTTCCATCTTTCTCGACTCTCCAGCCTTTTTGCATCAGCAGGGAATGGATCATAGGCAGCCAACGCTAAGGAGTGTGGCTGAGTACTACTGTAAGGTGGTTGCCTTTGAAAACAGAGGTTGTCTCCTGAATCACCTGGTGGCAAACCAACTAAACCACCTACTGCAGCCTCTGATGTCATGATATCTCCATCTTCATGACACGAAGTAGACTTAATTGAATAGTCAAACTCAGTCAGCTTGCTGGAAGAGATCAACTCAGGAGAGGGCTGCTTAGTGATATTATTGCTTACCTGTCTCTGAGCCTTGGAGCTAATTAAAGTGTGCAAAGGAAACTTCATTTCAGCATCACCAGGGCTGTACTCAGTAGTTCTTTGAatctcttgtttattttcacacAAGGTTGCTCTCTCCTTGTTTGCTTCAGGTACCTTATGGAACTCATCCTGCAACACTTTGCAGAAAGTTCCCGACTTACTCAATTTTTCACCTACTTTGTCAACAATTTGTGTGCATTCTGCTTGTGCTTGACTTCCAGTGCCAGACGATCCCATTGCTGATATACTATGAATAGTGCCCTTTGACTGGCTTGCAGGTATGAAAAGTGGTGATGTTTCTCCTACGGTTTCTTGCTGGATATCCATCTGATTGCTGACATCTCTGTAATCATCATTTGCTATGCTGCTGTACTCATTTTGAAGCACTCTTGGCAGTGGGGTGCTAACTGATGCTGATGTTACATTGCCAGATGCATATATACAACTAATTGAAGAATCTGGTTTTAACTCGTCATCAGACATAAAAGCTTTGTCAGGAAAAAATAGCTGTTGTTCTGACATGTTGGGAGGGGAAGCTGCAGGCTGACTCTCTGAAACATCTCTAACTCCAGAGCTGAAGGAAGTTTCACCCCCTCGTTCATCACCTATGCAAATGCCTAtctgttctttctctgttttacttGGTTCGTATTTGGGCACTTCTACACAAAAATCTGTTAGTGAGGGATTCTCACAAGAGGGAGTGAGTACTGTTTCTTGTTCTTGTAATTCTGTCATTCGGTGTGTATTGTGAGGTAGATTCTGACAGGTTATGTTTTCAGGAGTGTTAGTTAAATCGGGCGGTTTCATTACGTAACTGTACTTCTGTGCATTAGAAACAATTGGAACATCTTGACAGCCATTACTTTTCAAATGATGATAACTGGCAGAATTAGTGCCATTTTGTGCACTGTCTGAGTGATTTCCTTTCTCATGCAAATTGTCTTCACAACTTTTATTTATGGTGTTAACAGAAGCATGTTTTCCATGTGTAAACTGATGGGTATTTTCACCAGAGGAATTACTGGGGAGAACAAATTGCCCTTCAGGGAAATATGTCAGCTTATTTCTTGCTGGATAGCAGTCTTTAAAATGGCAGTCATCTTCACCTGCACTCTTAGTTACAGTCTTATTTACCAATGGTATGTTCTGCTCACCATGGAGTAATTCTCTAGTTGTCCAATGCGACTTCTCTAACACATAAGCTGAATTTTCATTGTCACTTGTGAAATTACTACACTGGGCACTTTTTAATACTTGAGGAGATTCCGCATCACATGTTTGGAAAGCGTTATTAACAGTAAGCTTTCCTTCCCAAGAAACTGTCATTCGAATGGGTCCATCACTGCCAGTTATTGTTTGATTTGGCTTCTGCTCCAAGCACACCTCTGTATTTAAGACATCTTTTGAAGTACAGACAGGTAGCgtttctgctttatttccacTGCTAGAACTTTGACACGTACCATCTgcttctgtaagaaaaatgtttcctctGGATACACTATTATACGCttcatctgttttcagtagGATATTAGAAACACTGCagtcttctttctctgttctttctccaGTAGGTGGTTGCGTAATAAGTTCCTGCTCTTCTATCACATTTTGAGGCGAAGGATGATCAGAGCAGGTCTCCTGCAAGAAGTTCATTTCTGTGACTCTGGTGTCTGTCGACTTCATTTCCAAACTTGTGATTCCACAGTTTTTAAATGGGATTTGACAGTCTGAGTCATCTTCATGAAGAAGTTTCCACAGTTTGTCATGCACTGCAGCTACATTGGCATCTCCTTTGCACCCAGGTTCTCCAGATTCCAGAACTGACTGGGGATTAGCTTCAAACAGAGATACATCACATGATATACTGCAGAGATTATCTGTGTCACTGCCGTCATGTGAGTCAAAATCACACCTTTGCCCTCTCTCCCTTGGCTCATCACACAGCTTTGCAGAAGAGAGAACAGCGCACAAACATTCTTGTTTATCAGGAGCAGAGTCTGTGTCCCATAAAGGTAAAGGTGAAGCGTCATTCTTAGGTTTCTTGTCATTACTACTGATATCTGTTCCTTGTTTCCAGAAGACTTTTTGGTGACAACTTTCTCTCTTATCACAAGGACCGTCGTGTTGGGAATAGGTCTGTAAATTTGCATTGTTTGCTTGTAATGTCTTCTCAGTATAGAGTGCTTCCGAAGCTGAATGGATGACTCCTACACTCTCGCAAGTCATGGAGatgccttccttttctgtttcaggCTCCACACATTGTCTATCACAGTTTTGGGCACAGATTTTAAGACTGTCACCTTGAttctacaaaaaaagaaaaaaaaaaagaaagagaaacatgatGGAATTAAAAATTAGGATTGCTGCCTGACACAGACCCAAACTAGAGCTCTGATTTGAAATAAACCTAATTATCTTCTTCTTGTTGTTAATTATGTTTTTATGCTTGTCAACACATATAGTTTATGGAAAGCTTGCCCCTACCAGATGAGGgtgcccaggaccccatccagccAGGCATTGAGCACCTCCTctagggacagggcatccacaccttctcagagcagcctgtgccagagtCTCACTGTCTTcttaaatctcccctttttagTTTGAATCTGTTACCTTTCATCCTGTCACTCCATTCCCTGATAAAATCCCTCTCCATCTTCCCTACAGGCCCCTGACAAGTGCAGTAACTCTTACTCATCACTGGTTTGGGGCATAAATCCTCCCCCCTTTGTACTCACTGCTTGCCATTAAACCTGTTCCTATCTGACAGCTGTTTACTGGCCTCCATGAAATCATTTGCTAGGTTTCAACCTGATCCCCCTTGAGCTGATTCCTATCACAGCTGTACAGACACCCtttcaatttccttttgttcttctgaCGGATAACCcagttccttccttcccttaCTTATCCCCACCTGTTTCTGCTTGCTGCTCCTAGCACATACCCTCTCCTTCATGACAGTGATGGAGCACAACTCgcagctgcatttctgcactCACTAAGCTCAGCAGTGCCCCTCAACAAAACATTCAGAACTGTGGTTCTCCATTGCATATGGCAGTTCTAGGATatctcacacagcagcagattATTGCTAGTGCCACAGTGGACAATTTCACTGGCCGGTGCAATTCTTGCAGTTTTGGATGTCCTGGAATCTGACAAAATCCTCTTGTTTGCTGCCAGACTACTCAGTTACATGGATGATTTGTGACAGTCCTCCTGCCCAACTTTGCTAtaatgaaattcagaaatacCTAGAGGTGATGTAAATTTACGTTAGGATGATCAAACTGAGTTGTAACTCAAGTTTTATGAGAACAAGCTGTTCTGACCTGAGAGAGAACAAAATAATGGGCAAAGAGAATCTCTGGCAGGATGAAGAGAGGATCTaatcagcaggaaaaaaaaaacactccatAAATATGCTAACACAACATATCGTTCTCCCTGAGCTAACAGTATAGGTAGTAAAAATTTTGCTTATGCCACGGAATCTCTCTGAACCTACCAGTTTCAGCAGGACTTCAACCACAAGTCACATAAGGACCAGCTGAGGAACTGGGATTGCtttgtctggagaagaggaggctcagggcagGTTTTGTTGTCCTCTCCAACTCCCTCAAAGGAGGTTGTTGTGAGATGagtgttggcctcttctctcaggtaatAGCAACAGGACGAGAGAAAATGGCCTCTTGTTGCACTGAGGAGGTTcagactggatattaggaagaatttcttctcagaaagagaggTCAGGCTCTGGAACATGTTGcttagggaggtggtggagtcagcatccctggagatgcttaAGGAAAGGGTAGAGGTAgcacttagggacatggtttggtggGAAATATTGGAtgtaggtggatggttggactaaattATCTTacaggtctcttccaaccttcatgattctatgagtctaccAAAATTACTGACATTCAGTAAGGCAGATGATGCAGGCTCTGAAATCCAGGAGAATCTCATGCTGAGGGTACTGGCTGAATACTAGGTAGGGATGGCATCTTGAATGAAAACTCTGCAGACCTGAAGCTTCCTGGCTGTCTTATATGTAATATCATACAGCTCATGCAGTTGTTATTTAAGATGTTTTATTAAGTTGCTCAGcagcattaaataaatacagagttTCACCTGGCACCAGGCCACGGAGGGTATGAGAAGAGTCAGGAGCTTCCCACCTTGTCTGTCTAATGGTAGGAGGTCACCCAGGACAGCAGTTGCTGCACAAGACAGACTGCAAAGGTTGTTCCAGTTAGGGCTGCTTGGCATCGAGGggaatgggaaagaaaggaagtgtAAATCCTTGAGTAATTagtgctgtggttctgtggcTGCTATGTAGCTCTAAGCACATCTGATTCATCActgacagaaggaaaacagaaaacttttcaGAAGTGGTTaccagtgtttttttcctagaaaataTCCCTGGCAGAGCTGTCTCAAACGCTGAGCTCCAGGTAATGCAACAGTGTTCTTCTACACAAACCTCTGTGCCACAATAGGAGGTTGATTCTCCCAAGCCTTTCTTAAGTTACAGTAGCAGATTGCTGAGGAGTTTCTGACTTTCTATACGGGTACTGTGAGAAGCTGCCCACCTATTCCTTGTGTCCAGCTGCCCACCTATTTCTTGTGTCCTGGAGAATAGATTCGAGATGGGATAGATTCTTTGGTTCCTCCTCAGGATCACTCAGTTTGGAATTTACCTCCAAATTTAATCTTCATTCTCATTTGTTTAAAACCCAGATTTGGGGTTGTGGTAATACGTAGCCCCTATCTGTGCAGACATCTCTGTCCTACTTAATTTTTGACTATTACAGAGTTTTAGTTATGGGTGCCCAAAGAATCCACTCTGTCAATCAGTGTAAGCTGCTCTTTGTTAGTTCTGGTATTTAACTTATTGTACTGCagttggaaaaaagaaaaaagaaaaaaaaaagatgccttAGGCAAACCACAGCAACACGTAACTTCAGGGAACTATTAGTAAGTCAATTTCAGTAGGGAACTGTTCTCTATCGTAAGTACATCGTGTGCTGCTAAAATGTGATGGGAATTTTATATATCATAAAAACAGAGAGACTTACAGATGTTTTTCAGGCATAGTGACTTTTTATTGCTTACGACACTCCAGTGGCCAGATTATAGTCAATCTCTGAATGTCAGCTGGGAGACGTTATTACTCAATGAATATAAATGAGGCAGAGCTGTGGAACTGGGAAAAACCTGTGTTTATTTGTTAAAactattttgtgtgtgtgtgtgtgtgtgtatgtgcactTGGCTATGCACTTTAAAATGAGTAAGGTGAGACTATTTATGATTTAATACTCATAAATATATATCTGCAGACTTTACTACCTGAAATAAAAAGTATGACCCAATTCTCCTGCTTAGGAAAGTTGGTGGAGCACCGTACCAGTAC
Coding sequences within it:
- the ALPK2 gene encoding alpha-protein kinase 2; this translates as MEDNMDVKNVFKTEENTCFVRDVSQNGDDLTNFNSMVYATAGKAEKNCSRQVHSHPTDPFTDCTDNCCLHVEDFISGHSLADVQAYEKTELDRSLPRNALLSEWDSPIVNLSYFVKNDPENSDSILEIYPSVSDDFCDDDLEYLECSDVVTVRDNEIWEKKLQFLLESDDEDDLKLSKDCDGCAYFLSEMPCLLQVSDNTTPMDITIGLCGHHSKFKGVNVRRDPSTYSQSTLQTEMTLTVGHHREKTTGLKDKENCKVPVAPAALENDYLKTEENSNGSVQSAADFSTDKPQNGDNAHAMADSSAGDTGAALTDLTSETMTEGNMDVDLVDESSLTPEEEKRNLLEENARHAVSTLTESLRRNLLKLLNPKELCRYVSNIGQSFQTAAETESSALFPSQEGVLSTQICEETESLQMQAGLCHTEEADKGSRWEQKRTWGLSEQNQVPSENVSPRNQGDSLKICAQNCDRQCVEPETEKEGISMTCESVGVIHSASEALYTEKTLQANNANLQTYSQHDGPCDKRESCHQKVFWKQGTDISSNDKKPKNDASPLPLWDTDSAPDKQECLCAVLSSAKLCDEPRERGQRCDFDSHDGSDTDNLCSISCDVSLFEANPQSVLESGEPGCKGDANVAAVHDKLWKLLHEDDSDCQIPFKNCGITSLEMKSTDTRVTEMNFLQETCSDHPSPQNVIEEQELITQPPTGERTEKEDCSVSNILLKTDEAYNSVSRGNIFLTEADGTCQSSSSGNKAETLPVCTSKDVLNTEVCLEQKPNQTITGSDGPIRMTVSWEGKLTVNNAFQTCDAESPQVLKSAQCSNFTSDNENSAYVLEKSHWTTRELLHGEQNIPLVNKTVTKSAGEDDCHFKDCYPARNKLTYFPEGQFVLPSNSSGENTHQFTHGKHASVNTINKSCEDNLHEKGNHSDSAQNGTNSASYHHLKSNGCQDVPIVSNAQKYSYVMKPPDLTNTPENITCQNLPHNTHRMTELQEQETVLTPSCENPSLTDFCVEVPKYEPSKTEKEQIGICIGDERGGETSFSSGVRDVSESQPAASPPNMSEQQLFFPDKAFMSDDELKPDSSISCIYASGNVTSASVSTPLPRVLQNEYSSIANDDYRDVSNQMDIQQETVGETSPLFIPASQSKGTIHSISAMGSSGTGSQAQAECTQIVDKVGEKLSKSGTFCKVLQDEFHKVPEANKERATLCENKQEIQRTTEYSPGDAEMKFPLHTLISSKAQRQVSNNITKQPSPELISSSKLTEFDYSIKSTSCHEDGDIMTSEAAVGGLVGLPPGDSGDNLCFQRQPPYSSTQPHSLALAAYDPFPADAKRLESRERWKPCQPSPTVAEPEPIKCKQHVARSGNVATGAKKKLPPATLSKKPRLAERGNVSKDPSCLKSEANIIYKENKKEQRKLISKKDSKAPKLLKKIQAELFPDCSGNIKLCCQFGDIHGDSTITWTKDSKLLAQLQRNAQDDSPVSLAIAKASNKDQGMYYCCLSNVYGRVTAEFNLTSEVLEHLSNFQNFEGVEEIEFMQLMFREDFICDSYFGGNLHGILATEELHFGEGMHRKAFRSKVMQGLVPVFSPGHPCVLKVHNAITYGTKSKDDLVQRNYKLALQECYVQNTAREYAKIYAAEAEPLEGFGEVPEIIPIFLVHRPANNIPYATVEEELIGEFVKYSIKDGKEINFLRRDSEAGQKCCTFQHWVYEKTNGNLLVTDLQGVGMKLTDVGIATLAKGYKGFKGNCSISFIEQFRALHQCNKYCEMLGLKSLRSTHQKQRKPTSMKSKTLPNSPAIKKTVCKKAREPRDFTSSEH